In Fusarium oxysporum Fo47 chromosome XI, complete sequence, the following are encoded in one genomic region:
- a CDS encoding flavo protein codes for MGEAPRKKIIVALTGATGAAIGIHVLSTLRRLNVETHLIISKWAAETIKYETDYTPASVRALADHVYNPSDLAAPIASGSCHVDGMIVVPCSVKTLAAINAGICDDLITRAADVCLKERRRLVLSLRETPLSEIHLRNMMEVTRAGAIIAPPVVGFYTRPSSVDDILNQMVGRLLDLFGLEAGNFERWEGMTNGKS; via the coding sequence ATGGGAGAAGCACCAAGAAAGAAGATCATTGTGGCCTTGACTGGCGCGACAGGAGCTGCCATTGGCATTCACGTTCTCTCAACACTTCGACGACTCAACGTCGAaactcatctcatcatcagtAAATGGGCAGCTGAGACCATAAAATACGAAACAGACTACACACCAGCTTCAGTAAGAGCACTAGCAGATCACGTCTACAACCCAAGCGACTTAGCCGCACCAATTGCAAGTGGGTCTTGTCACGTCGATGGCATGATCGTTGTTCCCTGCTCAGTCAAAACATTAGCTGCTATCAACGCCGGCATTTGTGATGACCTTATCACTCGCGCAGCAGATGTCTGTCTCAAAGAACGAAGGAGACTAGTGTTGTCGTTGAGAGAAACGCCACTGAGTGAGATCCACTTGCGGAACATGATGGAGGTGACAAGAGCTGGTGCTATTATTGCACCTCCTGTTGTCGGATTTTACACGAGGCCAAGCTCGGTGGATGACATATTGAATCAGATGGTTGGTCGGTTATTGGACTTGTTTGGCCTGGAAGCTGGGAACTTTGAGAGGTGGGAGGGAATGACGAATGGGAAATCTTGA
- a CDS encoding UbiD decarboxylyase family, whose translation MPSKTLPHMDFRSYVEALEADGDLVSITEECDPHLEVGAIIRKVVENNDKAPLFNKLKGQDENGFWRILGAPNSLRSDPKQRYGRLARHLGLPTDSSMKVILDKMIAAKTTPPIPPTVVETGPCKEHILTPDQFDLTKLPAPLLHQSDGGKYIQTYGMHIVQSPDGKWTNWSIARAMVYDRNHLAGLVIKPQHLYQIHEMWKKEGRDMPWALAFGVPPAAIMASSMPLPDGLSEAEYIGSLVGSSLDVIKCETNGLYVPANSEIIFEGTCSITETAPEGPFGEMHGYVFPGDAHPWPKYTVDLITHRKDAILPVSNCGRLTDETHTMIGPLAAAEIGFLLKSKGLPIKEAFSPFESQVTWVALQVDTQKLREMKTTSEKFCREIGDIIFNHKVGYTIHRLVIVGDDINVYDFKDVIWAFCTRCRPGMDEYFFEDVAGFPLIPYMSHGNGAPNRGGKVVSDSLLPVEYTTGKNWEAADFENSFPEEIKDRVCSRWQTLGFSSAK comes from the exons ATGCCTTCTAAAACTCTTCCTCATATGGACTTCCGCAGCTACGTCGAGGCTCTCGAAGCCGACGGCGACCTTGTCTCAATCACTGAAGAATGCGACCCTCATCTCGAAGTTGGTGCTATCATTCGAAAGGTTGTCGAGAACAATGACAAGGCTCCCCTgttcaacaagctcaaggggCAGGATGAGAATGGCTTTTGGAGAATATTGGGTGCACCGAACTCCCTTCGCTCTGACCCCAAGCAGCGTTACGGCAGACTTGCCAGACATCTTGGACTGCCTACAGACTCATCCATGAAGGTTATCTTGGATAAGATGATCGCTGCCAAAACGACACCTCCTATTCCGCCTACCGTTGTTGAGACTGGTCCTTGTAAGGAGCATATCTTGACACCGGACCAATTCGACCTCACCAAGCTTCCTGCACCACTGCTTCATCAATCAGATGGTGGAAAATACATCCAAACATACGGAATGCATATTGTCCAGTCCCCAGATGGCAAATGGACAAACTGGTCTATTGCTCGTGCGATGGTCTACGACCGGAACCACCTTGCTGGATTGGTGATCAAGCCGCAACATCTCTACCAGATTCACGAGATGTGGAAGAAGGAAGGCCGCGACATGCCCTGGGCATTAGCTTTCGGAGTGCCTCCTGCTGCCATTATGGCATCGAGCATGCCACTCCCTGACGGATTGTCAGAGGCTGAGTACATTGGTTCGCTGGTCGGATCATCCCTTGATGTCATCAAGTGCGAGACCAATGGACTATATGTACCCGCCAACTCGGAAATAATCTTTGAGGGAACATGCTCTATCACGGAAACAGCACCTGAGGGACCTTTTGGAGAGATGCATGG CTACGTGTTTCCCGGTGATGCGCACCCTTGGCCGAAGTATACGGTGGATCTCATCACGCACCGTAAAGATGCGATTCTGCCCGTCTCCAACTGCGGAAGGCTGACTGACGAGACT CATACAATGATAGGTCCTCTTGCTGCTGCAGAGATCGGCTTCCTTCTCAAGTCGAAAGGTCTCCCTATCAAGGAAGCCTTCTCACCTTTCGAGTCTCAAGTTACATGGGTTGCTTTGCAGGTCGACACTCAGAAGCTACGTGAGATGAAGACAACATCTGAGAAGTTCTGCCGTGAAATCGGagacatcatcttcaaccataAGGTCGGCTACACGATCCATCGCTTGGTAATCGTCGGTGATGACATCAACGTGTACGATTTCAAGGATGTGATCTGGGCTTTCTGTACTCGCTGCCGCCCCGGAATGGACGAGTACTTCTTTGAAGACGTCGCCGGCTTTCCTCTCATTCCATACATGTCGCATGGTAATGGAGCACCTAATCGTGGTGGCAAGGTTGTTTCCGACAGCTTGTTGCCAGTCGAATATACAACCGGGAAGAACTGGGAAGCAGCTGACTTCGAAAACTCGTTTCCGGAGGAGATCAAAGACAGGGTTTGCAGCCGATGGCAAACTTTGGGCTTCAGCAGCGCCAAGTAA
- a CDS encoding uncharacterized protein (expressed protein): MSSTSESNDAPAISTLTATATAYIDVFRTLDTEALSRILSDEYNHRFAPTSANLPGPMDRHGLIARLKHVGEVMSSFTVTIKQTWPNPSLRQVLIWAESETNFHKHLRDSDDDEEWMKRGEYMFLMTLDESGEKITDVLEFLDSKATEDIVVMVARALEKSSAKD; the protein is encoded by the coding sequence ATGTCTTCCACGAGCGAGTCCAACGACGCGCCAGCTATATCGACTTTGACTGCGACTGCAACGGCATACATCGATGTTTTCAGAACACTAGACACGGAAGCCCTGTCCCGCATCCTCAGCGACGAGTATAATCACCGGTTTGCGCCAACCTCGGCCAATCTTCCCGGGCCGATGGATCGTCACGGTTTGATTGCTCGCCTTAAACATGTCGGAGAGGTGATGTCTTCCTTCACTGTCACCATCAAGCAGACATGGCCGAATCCGTCGCTACGACAGGTTCTCATATGGGCAGAGTCCGAGACCAATTTCCATAAGCATTTGAGGGAcagtgatgacgatgaagagtGGATGAAGCGGGGAGAGTACATGTTTCTAATGACCCTGGATGAGAGTGGGGAAAAGATCACGGATGTACTCGAGTTTTTAGATAGTAAGGCTACAGAAGATATCGTTGTTATGGTGGCCAGAGCGCTGGAGAAGTCATCGGCTAAGGATTGA
- a CDS encoding uncharacterized protein (expressed protein), with product MDQSLCDTCARMNIEELVSQHGFALHKNLLNLYKSVRTCRLCRHVLSSLKPLLPLDLRSLPCRHAMRHLSSESSRSSLSESNQKLLATQQARAFYGQHNHPKHGLTIVVSDVDSEAPSKRERSIPWLLMRTLPGDPAQRSGTKTARLIPESTSSLTSAVHALEWLKECLLSKDCFEGCTHIIDNDLQKCLAKTHGNNKKLESLSLSEGLGVSL from the coding sequence ATGGATCAGTCTCTGTGCGATACGTGCGCCAGGATGAATATTGAAGAGCTTGTCTCTCAGCATGGCTTTGCGCTACATAAGAACTTGCTCAATCTCTACAAGTCTGTGAGGACATGCCGGTTGTGTCGTCATGTACTTAGTAGCTTGAAGCCTCTTCTACCGCTCGACTTGAGAAGCCTACCTTGTCGCCATGCAATGAGACATCTGAGCTCGGaaagctcaagatcttctCTTTCGGAATCGAATCAAAAGCTGTTAGCCACTCAACAGGCTCGAGCCTTTTATGGACAACATAACCACCCGAAACACGGCTTGACCATAGTAGTTTCGGACGTCGACTCGGAAGCTCCCAGCAAGCGCGAACGAAGCATTCCCTGGCTTTTGATGAGGACCCTTCCCGGAGATCCCGCCCAGCGCTCAGGCACCAAGACAGCTCGACTGATACCAGAAAGCACGTCTAGCTTGACTTCGGCTGTTCATGCTTTGGAGTGGCTCAAGGAATGCCTTCTCAGCAAGGATTGCTTTGAAGGTTGTACACATATCATAGACAACGATCTTCAGAAGTGTCTGGCGAAGACGCATGGCAATAACAAAAAGTTGGAATCACTTTCCCTGTCAGAGGGGCTTGGTGTATCGCTGTAG